Part of the Benincasa hispida cultivar B227 chromosome 11, ASM972705v1, whole genome shotgun sequence genome, AGGCTAATGCATTGCATTTTCTAATAACTTACAAACTGGATAAATAAATCCCCCATTAGAGGCCCAAAATTTTCAACTACCTGAAACAGGTAATACCAATGCAAAAACATGCTAGTGTAGAGGTACAAAAGCCGTGATACACAAACTAggtaaatttatttcattttcttttcatgtaactctattctttttttctcttttcattctCTTGTGTCACAACAgtaataaaaattacaaaatatcaCAATATCCGTTCAACAAAAGAAAAACGTCTACTCTTACCCCTATTCACAAATTTTAATCTAGTAACTGAACAAGAATATTCTGAATCAGAAGGGGGAGCTCAAAATTATGAAATCATCCGAACCGCCATTATGAGTTTCCTACCTATAACACTCACCAATTTCCTTTCCCCAATGGAAacaaaaaaaggggaaaaaaaaatatgcctCCTACAAACTGCTAAAACTTCCCGTGGTGTCTTCTTTCTCAAACTCCTCCACcatgatgcatgaaaaatcatgaaccaccaaaaaagaaaacaaattttgGGAGGATCTGCGTCATTTTCTTTCagcaaaataattttgaatagtGTCTTGAGGAGAGAACTCTCGATCAAGTGGTTCCTACTTGTTCGCTGGCTTAGATTCTGTTCGAACATAGGTGAGACTACGAGCACCAGATGAGGGTACAGAATTACCAGAGGGAGAAGCACCAGTTTCAGCAGTTGTGGTCTGGCTATCCCGCTTCCACTGCATGCTCCTGGCGCCAAGTTTCATCAGGGAACGAGCCCTAAATCCACCCGGAACGCCTCTCATGAATGGAACTCTGGTAAATCTAGGAGTAGGAAATGGCGAGCCTCGCACAGCACGAGGCCAGGTAGCAGTTGAAGCACCTTCTACTTGTGAAGCATTTTTCCTTACGACCTGCAATTGACAAATCAATCAAACTTGGCAGCTTCATTCATTGACTACTCACATTACGCAGCAGATACCTCAACACACTGGGTTCAAATCAATCTGATACTGAGCGCTACTTGACTAAAAGATATCTGATATCGTGCTAGTTGTGTTTGTCATGTGGCATGGTTTTCACATCACGAtataaatgtttatttatttatctttgtttGAACCGGAAAGataaaaatgttcaaattataataCCAGTGGAAGAAATAAGTTGACCATATGCAGCcaagtgtttcttttttttaatgagaaaccaaactaaacaaaaataaagCCCAAAACTGAAAGAAGCCTGCACATTTGTTCTGTTTGCTTCTAGATCCATTTCCATTTCAAGATATAAACGataaacacacacacaaaagggaagggaaaaaaaacaaaacaatagaAGGTTAAGTTTGCCAACACTTATACTTTGAGTGATGCTACATACTAGAGCAAAATGTTAGAAATACGAACGGTACCTTCAGAATCCTAGACATAAACGAAGTCCCATCAAGAGACAACGCATTCTCTGCAGATTCTTTTCTCATGAACTCCACATAAGCCGACCTGCTCCAATCAcatcactcaatttattaaaaagaaacgTAGGGAACTTTGTAGTATGTAGTAGAGGTAATAGAAAAAGATAGCTGAAGTACACTAAAGAACTGTAACACCTCACCCTCTGGGTTGCCCGGTGGTTGCATCGGTTACTATGATAACTTTTACAACTTCTCCAAACTTGTTGAAATGCCTAGACAGGCTATCCTTTGTAGCGGCAAAGTGAACCTGTATGTAAAAATTAACGTAAGGTGATGTACAGTCACCAGTTCACAGAAGCAGCAAAAGAGAGACTTCTTACATTGCTAACAAAAATGGTTCGAGCATCAGCTTCCTCTAGAGGACGAGTGCCAGGAAATTGGCCTGCTTGAGGTAACATGAGAAAGTTGTTTAAAATGAAATACTAACTAGAGAATAATAAAGTATGAGCCCAAACGAATTGTTGATGGCCAAATACAGGGAAAAAATAGAATTAGAAACCTCActaatagaaagaaaaagagagaaaacaaaagaatcgtacaaattattatttaaatagaaGAGCCAGACACCAGAAAAGAGAGCCCACCATTAGCAGATAAAGGAGGTTTCTGGAACTCCTTTTGAAGGTCTGGCGCAGGTCTTTTCCGTTGGTTAACAAGAGTCACTGGCTCGCCATTCTCCATAACTTGCACAGCAGATCTGGTACGTTGTAATTCACTCTCCTGCAAAAACTTTTGACCAGCAAGTTCAGGAATCTGCCCTGGGTCCTGATAGTGAGGTGGTTTCCAAGTATTAACATTCACAGAGATATTTACAATGTCACGTGAGGAATTTGCAACCAAGGAAGGTTGATCCTTCTGTTTATATTGTGTCACACGTTCATCATCAGAATTCTCAACTGCCCGGAATGGCACAGTCCGTAAATTGCCTCCCCTTCTTACTCCTGATTCAGCAGTCCAAGAATCTTCGAATATTCTGTGACCCTGAATATTAACATCTTCATTTTCAGATGCAGAATCTGATGCTAATTCAGTTTCAGGTTCAAACATGGCCTCATTGAGAGCATATTTTCCACTATAATTGTTTCTCTCGAGATAGGTGGCTGAGTATGGTCGATCCTCCGTATGATTCATATCCCCATATTTATCGTTCTCAACAGAAGTTACTCCATATTCTGCAAGTTGACCACTGGACTCTGTTAAATCCATATCACGAGATTGACGACCAAGTCGGTCAAAAACACTGGAGGATTTAACTCTGACCACATCTTCAGCTGCCTCTGTCACAGCCTTAATCACAGTTGCcataggatttggaactttTGCAACCGATTGAAGCCTCCTAGGACAATTAGTTGTGTCACTATTGGATGTAGAAACTACTGAACGAAGACGTTTTGAATGGGGCTCCTTAGCTGCACTAGAGGGCCTAGTGGTGGCAACAGCATCTCGCATTGCAAACTGGAGCAGCCTCCGAGGAGCAGCAATGCTTACCTGAAAGGCTGCCTCCCTCTGTAAAACAAGAAACGTGAGAATTTATTTCCCATTAGAATAATGCATCAATAAACCATTCAATATTCTGAACCAAGTTGTTTTCAATAACTAAAAGTACCAAAAACTAAGGTAGTTTAGTACAGCAGTCAAATTATTATCACGAAAATAAACCAAGCATACCTTTTTTTGGATTgggaaacaatttcattgataaaCGAAATGGAGGGAGAAAGAAAACTCCCAAAGCACCAAAAAAGATGCATTACAATATAGCTGTattacataaaagaaaattttgaatttaaacatATTGACATTGCAAGGAGAAGAAATTAAGAGTTCGTTCAAAAGCAGTAAAAAAAACAAGACACGCACACAAGGGCGAGTAGGACTTGGACAACATACTTAATTGAGGACTTTATTTAAATTAAGATACTTAAAATTTTAAGTACATAAGAACATGCAGTTGTGAACAAAAAATTGTGGATTCCTAAAATTTCAAAGCTATTGCATTGCAAACTGAGAAACAAGATATTGTTCAGCAAACCACCAATTTAAATTTCACGTTTaaaaagaacattttttttttaataagaaacaaCAAAAGGAACATATTCATAACAAGGAAGAGAATCAACCCTAGGGACCATGGGTTCCCCCTCCCAGAaaattttcacattttaaaaCCCAGTTAACTGCCGCTAGGTACAAACTTAGAAGAGAAAAGTCAGATAATGAACCTCAGTGCCTTGATGATCATCCGCTCGGCTCCTTTTCCTATGACTAGGAACTTGTTCAGGAGAAGAATGCTTGACACGACTAACTTCAGATCTTGGAACAACACGGGTTTCATCATTAGCAATTCCTCTCCATTCCCTATTACGCCGTCTACTAGATAATTTTTCAGACTTCCCTCTTTCTGAATCAGACTCCAGATTGTGAGAGTTATTTATTGTGTCTGGTTCTGCTACTGGAGACTTTGGTCTGGGCACCTCATTGGCAGAAGATTTAGTAGGCGGCTCCACATATAAATCCATACTTGAAGCCAGATGGTCCCACAGCCTATTGAAATGAAGCTCAAAACAATTAGTCAACTGGCTGCAAGAATGACTTAACACAAGTCTCAACACAAGTTACCACCCCAATTACAAATATGAACAAGAGGGATGAGAATCAAATTACCAAGATACAAAAGAATGGCTATCATCTGCCAAAAATACATTAAGTTCATTCTGTGCTTCTTCTTTGCGCCTGCCGTTCCTCAACAAGACAATCACGTATTCCTACCaaagaacattcattaaatttaataaaacttGATCTCTTCAAACAGACACTTTAAATCCCAGTCTCTGAAGTAAATTCAAACCATATTacaataaatatagaaaaatgaaacaTGGACACAATCTTAGCAACAAACAAACAGGTATATGAAAAATACAGAAGTATAATgctgaattaaattaaaaatacagTGAAGAAAGTTTCCACAATCTCATACAGCACCGCCTGAGAGAGAAAGCAAAGGATATTCAAAGGCTCAATACCACGTCACTTAAATAAATGCCAACATctcaaaataattttccaaGCATTCAGCTCTATAAACtagtattttctttctttaattattataaaaaatctgagatttcattgagaaaaatgtaAGAACACATGGagaataaacaaattaaaaaaataccccAAGAAGAGTCCGACTACTCTAAAAGGGGCTCCAGCTAACCAAAATGAGACCTGAGGGATAATTACAGAAGCCTTTATAAACAAAAACCCAAACAAGGT contains:
- the LOC120090933 gene encoding uncharacterized protein LOC120090933 isoform X3; its protein translation is MGSEDPVDDRTFKVDFTGEGMAKLRERIKLKMKEFMGDYTDDTLVEYVIVLLRNGRRKEEAQNELNVFLADDSHSFVSWLWDHLASSMDLYVEPPTKSSANEVPRPKSPVAEPDTINNSHNLESDSERGKSEKLSSRRRNREWRGIANDETRVVPRSEVSRVKHSSPEQVPSHRKRSRADDHQGTEREAAFQVSIAAPRRLLQFAMRDAVATTRPSSAAKEPHSKRLRSVVSTSNSDTTNCPRRLQSVAKVPNPMATVIKAVTEAAEDVVRVKSSSVFDRLGRQSRDMDLTESSGQLAEYGVTSVENDKYGDMNHTEDRPYSATYLERNNYSGKYALNEAMFEPETELASDSASENEDVNIQGHRIFEDSWTAESGVRRGGNLRTVPFRAVENSDDERVTQYKQKDQPSLVANSSRDIESELQRTRSAVQVMENGEPVTLVNQRKRPAPDLQKEFQKPPLSANGQFPGTRPLEEADARTIFVSNVHFAATKDSLSRHFNKFGEVVKVIIVTDATTGQPRGSAYVEFMRKESAENALSLDGTSFMSRILKVVRKNASQVEGASTATWPRAVRGSPFPTPRFTRVPFMRGVPGGFRARSLMKLGARSMQWKRDSQTTTAETGASPSGNSVPSSGARSLTYVRTESKPANK
- the LOC120090933 gene encoding uncharacterized protein LOC120090933 isoform X2; protein product: MGSEDPVDDRTFKVDFTGEGMAKLRERIKLKMKEFMGDYTDDTLVEYVIVLLRNGRRKEEAQNELNVFLADDSHSFVSWLWDHLASSMDLYVEPPTKSSANEVPRPKSPVAEPDTINNSHNLESDSERGKSEKLSSRRRNREWRGIANDETRVVPRSEVSRVKHSSPEQVPSHRKRSRADDHQGTEREAAFQVSIAAPRRLLQFAMRDAVATTRPSSAAKEPHSKRLRSVVSTSNSDTTNCPRRLQSVAKVPNPMATVIKAVTEAAEDVVRVKSSSVFDRLGRQSRDMDLTESSGQLAEYGVTSVENDKYGDMNHTEDRPYSATYLERNNYSGKYALNEAMFEPETELASDSASENEDVNIQGHRIFEDSWTAESGVRRGGNLRTVPFRAVENSDDERVTQYKQKDQPSLVANSSRDIFLQESELQRTRSAVQVMENGEPVTLVNQRKRPAPDLQKEFQKPPLSANGQFPGTRPLEEADARTIFVSNVHFAATKDSLSRHFNKFGEVVKVIIVTDATTGQPRGSAYVEFMRKESAENALSLDGTSFMSRILKVVRKNASQVEGASTATWPRAVRGSPFPTPRFTRVPFMRGVPGGFRARSLMKLGARSMQWKRDSQTTTAETGASPSGNSVPSSGARSLTYVRTESKPANK
- the LOC120090933 gene encoding nucleolin 1 isoform X1; the protein is MGSEDPVDDRTFKVDFTGEGMAKLRERIKLKMKEFMGDYTDDTLVEYVIVLLRNGRRKEEAQNELNVFLADDSHSFVSWLWDHLASSMDLYVEPPTKSSANEVPRPKSPVAEPDTINNSHNLESDSERGKSEKLSSRRRNREWRGIANDETRVVPRSEVSRVKHSSPEQVPSHRKRSRADDHQGTEREAAFQVSIAAPRRLLQFAMRDAVATTRPSSAAKEPHSKRLRSVVSTSNSDTTNCPRRLQSVAKVPNPMATVIKAVTEAAEDVVRVKSSSVFDRLGRQSRDMDLTESSGQLAEYGVTSVENDKYGDMNHTEDRPYSATYLERNNYSGKYALNEAMFEPETELASDSASENEDVNIQGHRIFEDSWTAESGVRRGGNLRTVPFRAVENSDDERVTQYKQKDQPSLVANSSRDIVNISVNVNTWKPPHYQDPGQIPELAGQKFLQESELQRTRSAVQVMENGEPVTLVNQRKRPAPDLQKEFQKPPLSANGQFPGTRPLEEADARTIFVSNVHFAATKDSLSRHFNKFGEVVKVIIVTDATTGQPRGSAYVEFMRKESAENALSLDGTSFMSRILKVVRKNASQVEGASTATWPRAVRGSPFPTPRFTRVPFMRGVPGGFRARSLMKLGARSMQWKRDSQTTTAETGASPSGNSVPSSGARSLTYVRTESKPANK